Proteins encoded by one window of Salmonirosea aquatica:
- a CDS encoding FAD-binding and (Fe-S)-binding domain-containing protein gives MKNEQQEETFTLPPVEYEKKYTHYEGMITVRAKGGPNPDQPDYAQELAAELCKSIKGEVRFDAGSRATYSTDASNYRQVPIGVVLPRDEQDVLEIVRLCHQYGAPITSRGGGTSLAGQTCNVAVILDFSKYMDKVLRIDPETRTAVVQPGCILDTLRSETEEKYNLTYGPDPATHMYNTLGGMIGNNSCGIHSVMAEFYGHGPLTVHQVESLDIVTYDGVRMTVGATSEEELYKIIAEGGRLGEIYAGLKAIRDRYAKLIREKFPQIPRRVSGFNLDFLLPEHDFNVAQALVGSEGTCVVILSAKVKLQHYIKERVLVVLGYPSAYEAGDHVPEIMQHKPTGCEGIDHKLIGYMEQKGMHPKDIQMLPEGKGFLFVEFGDDTKDKAEAQARKLMDELKGKDDAPSMKLFTKEWEKKHLWNVREAGLGATAHVPGMDPTHPGWEDAAVAPKNVGKYLREFRDLLDEFGYDCSLYGHFGQGCIHCRIDFDLSTTQGVQQWKEFLNRAAHLVVKYGGSLSGEHGDGQARASLLPIMYGDELVQAFGEFKGIWDPQHKMNPHKVVDPYRPDENLRMGPDYAPEEQETYFQFPDDNFSFTNAVSRCVGVGKCRSDEGGTMCPSYMVTREEEDSTRGRSRLLFEMRRGDVLPDGWHDEHVKESLELCLACKACKNECPVNVDMATYKAEFLAHYYKGKLRPMPAYTMGLIYWWARIAKPIAPIANFFTQTEPFATLIKKAGGLAPQRRMPTFASQSFVDWFRARTTSFPPDPAPYLHTDGAKELEHEDVPRFQEATYESESNPHNEDGKRLNTHAEKQPFTTKRVLLWPDTFNNYLLPEAAKAAVEVLERAGYTVEIPTRPLCCGRPLYDFGMLDSAKRLWEQTIEHLKPYLQDGVPIVGLEPSCVAAFRDELINLFPHNEEAKRLAHSTFMLSEYLVRQQYVPPQLKRKAVVHGHCQHKAIMHMDAELAILKKMGVEYELLDSGCCGMAGSYGFSADKYDISIRAGERILLPKVREADADTLVISNGFSCREQIEQQTERGGMHLAQVIQMALHEGPAGAAGDFPEKINYNKRVSAPGPKVPLLALVGVGILAGVTTYFLHKNHNT, from the coding sequence ATGAAAAATGAACAGCAAGAAGAAACCTTTACCCTGCCACCGGTAGAATACGAAAAAAAATACACCCACTATGAGGGGATGATCACCGTGAGGGCAAAAGGCGGTCCCAATCCCGACCAGCCGGACTACGCCCAGGAACTGGCCGCCGAATTGTGCAAATCAATAAAAGGCGAGGTACGTTTTGACGCCGGCAGCCGGGCTACCTACTCGACCGATGCCTCCAATTACCGGCAGGTACCTATCGGCGTTGTACTTCCCCGGGACGAGCAGGATGTGCTGGAAATAGTTCGTCTTTGCCATCAGTACGGCGCACCTATTACCTCACGGGGTGGAGGTACCAGCCTGGCCGGGCAGACTTGCAACGTGGCAGTGATTCTGGATTTTTCCAAATATATGGATAAGGTACTGCGCATCGACCCTGAGACCCGAACGGCGGTCGTGCAGCCGGGCTGTATTCTGGATACGCTACGGTCTGAGACTGAGGAAAAATATAACCTCACCTACGGCCCCGATCCCGCTACGCACATGTACAACACGCTGGGGGGCATGATTGGGAATAATTCCTGCGGAATACATTCCGTGATGGCCGAATTCTACGGACACGGTCCGCTGACGGTGCATCAGGTGGAATCGCTTGATATCGTGACCTACGACGGGGTACGGATGACCGTTGGGGCTACCTCCGAGGAAGAATTATACAAAATAATCGCCGAGGGCGGACGGCTGGGCGAGATCTACGCGGGTCTCAAAGCCATCCGCGACCGCTACGCCAAACTGATCCGGGAAAAATTCCCCCAGATTCCGCGTCGGGTGTCGGGTTTCAATCTGGATTTCCTGCTGCCCGAACACGATTTCAACGTGGCCCAGGCCCTGGTTGGGTCGGAAGGTACCTGCGTCGTAATTCTGTCGGCTAAGGTAAAATTGCAGCATTATATTAAAGAACGGGTACTGGTGGTGTTAGGGTACCCCAGTGCCTACGAAGCGGGCGACCACGTACCCGAGATCATGCAGCACAAACCTACCGGTTGCGAAGGCATCGACCATAAGCTGATCGGCTACATGGAGCAGAAGGGGATGCATCCCAAAGATATTCAGATGTTGCCGGAGGGAAAAGGATTTTTGTTTGTAGAGTTTGGTGATGACACCAAAGACAAAGCCGAAGCCCAGGCCCGGAAACTCATGGACGAACTCAAAGGCAAGGACGATGCGCCTTCCATGAAGCTTTTCACCAAGGAATGGGAAAAGAAGCACCTATGGAACGTGCGCGAAGCGGGCCTCGGGGCAACCGCCCATGTACCCGGCATGGATCCCACGCATCCGGGCTGGGAAGATGCGGCCGTGGCTCCCAAAAACGTAGGTAAGTACCTGCGCGAATTCCGCGACCTGCTCGACGAATTCGGCTACGATTGCTCGCTCTACGGCCACTTCGGGCAGGGTTGCATTCATTGCCGCATTGATTTTGACTTATCCACCACACAGGGCGTACAGCAGTGGAAGGAGTTCCTGAATCGTGCGGCGCATCTGGTGGTGAAGTACGGCGGCTCCCTCTCGGGCGAGCATGGCGACGGGCAGGCGCGGGCTTCGCTCTTACCCATCATGTATGGCGACGAACTGGTCCAGGCGTTTGGCGAATTCAAAGGTATCTGGGACCCGCAGCACAAAATGAATCCCCACAAAGTGGTGGATCCCTATCGGCCCGACGAAAACCTCCGCATGGGGCCTGATTATGCTCCCGAAGAACAGGAAACGTATTTCCAGTTTCCTGATGATAATTTCTCGTTTACCAATGCGGTGTCGCGCTGTGTGGGCGTAGGCAAATGTCGTAGCGACGAGGGTGGTACCATGTGTCCCAGCTACATGGTCACACGCGAGGAAGAGGACTCTACCCGGGGGCGTTCGCGGTTGCTGTTCGAGATGCGGCGCGGCGACGTCCTGCCCGACGGCTGGCACGACGAGCACGTCAAAGAATCCCTGGAACTTTGCCTGGCTTGCAAAGCCTGCAAGAATGAATGCCCGGTCAATGTGGACATGGCTACCTATAAGGCCGAGTTTCTGGCCCATTATTACAAAGGAAAATTACGCCCCATGCCCGCCTATACCATGGGCTTGATTTACTGGTGGGCGCGAATTGCCAAGCCTATTGCTCCCATCGCCAATTTTTTTACCCAAACCGAGCCCTTCGCGACTCTGATCAAAAAAGCCGGCGGTCTCGCTCCACAGCGCAGAATGCCCACCTTTGCCAGTCAGAGCTTCGTGGACTGGTTCCGAGCCCGCACCACTAGTTTTCCGCCCGATCCAGCACCCTACTTGCATACCGATGGAGCTAAGGAATTGGAGCATGAGGATGTACCCCGCTTTCAGGAAGCTACCTACGAATCCGAAAGCAATCCGCATAACGAGGATGGCAAACGGCTCAACACCCACGCTGAAAAGCAACCCTTCACCACAAAAAGGGTATTGCTCTGGCCCGACACGTTCAACAACTACCTGCTTCCCGAAGCGGCCAAAGCCGCTGTGGAAGTGCTGGAACGGGCGGGCTATACCGTCGAGATTCCGACGAGGCCGCTTTGCTGCGGGCGTCCGCTCTACGATTTCGGAATGCTGGATTCGGCCAAACGACTCTGGGAGCAAACCATCGAACATCTCAAGCCTTACCTACAGGATGGGGTACCTATCGTGGGTTTGGAGCCAAGCTGCGTGGCGGCTTTTCGCGATGAACTGATTAATCTTTTTCCCCATAATGAAGAAGCCAAACGGTTGGCGCACAGTACGTTCATGCTGAGTGAATACCTGGTGCGGCAACAGTACGTACCGCCGCAGCTCAAGCGCAAAGCCGTCGTCCATGGCCATTGTCAGCACAAGGCGATCATGCACATGGATGCTGAGCTGGCGATCCTGAAGAAAATGGGCGTGGAATACGAGCTGCTGGATTCGGGCTGCTGCGGCATGGCGGGATCGTACGGCTTTTCGGCCGACAAGTACGACATCTCGATCCGGGCCGGGGAACGGATATTACTTCCCAAGGTACGCGAAGCCGACGCGGATACTCTGGTGATCTCCAACGGATTTAGCTGCCGGGAACAAATCGAGCAGCAGACAGAGCGCGGCGGTATGCACCTGGCGCAGGTCATTCAGATGGCTCTGCACGAAGGCCCGGCGGGCGCTGCGGGCGATTTTCCGGAAAAGATAAACTATAACAAAAGAGTATCGGCTCCCGGCCCGAAGGTACCCCTGCTCGCGTTGGTGGGTGTCGGCATTCTGGCGGGCGTGACGACCTATTTTTTACATAAAAACCATAATACATGA
- a CDS encoding PPC domain-containing DNA-binding protein produces the protein MKSQLINDNGEKTYALVLDDGDEAIASITKFAKEKNLNASQFTAVGAFSRVVTGFFDFSIKDYRKNKIDEQVEVLALTGDIATHEGTPKVHAHVVVGKSDGTAHGGHLLEGYAHPTLEIILTESPAHLRRKMDENIGIALIEL, from the coding sequence ATGAAATCGCAACTCATCAATGACAACGGCGAGAAGACCTACGCCCTAGTTCTGGACGATGGCGACGAGGCCATCGCCAGCATTACGAAATTTGCCAAAGAGAAAAACCTGAACGCCAGCCAGTTTACGGCCGTTGGCGCATTCAGTCGCGTGGTGACCGGATTTTTTGACTTTTCGATCAAGGACTATCGGAAAAATAAAATCGATGAACAGGTGGAGGTACTGGCACTGACGGGCGACATAGCCACGCACGAAGGTACCCCCAAAGTTCACGCGCACGTTGTGGTAGGTAAGTCCGACGGTACGGCCCACGGGGGGCATCTGCTCGAAGGGTACGCGCATCCGACACTGGAAATAATCCTGACCGAATCGCCTGCGCATTTGCGCCGCAAAATGGACGAAAACATTGGGATCGCCCTGATCGAATTGTAA
- a CDS encoding glycoside hydrolase family 15 protein translates to MSSSTIASGAPGIPARWTSSAKSGVGTSINAASEVSFTLSHGIVNEVYFPREDSACIRDMGLIVTDGENFFSEEKRHAIHDVETVEDGVPAYILTNTCREGNYRITKDIVTDPLRDTLVQRVRFEVLKGKKEAYSLYVLLAPHLGNRGGDNNAWLGDYKGVPMLYAQRDNLCVALACSEPWKKRSVGYVGKSDGWRDLHRHKQMTWEYERADEGNVAMTAEIDLTHANPDCVLALGFGRNDTEAGHRAWASITDGFEEIQKRYVKEWHDWQESLISLNSPKERVGELYRISAAVLRMHESKRFPGAMIASLSIPWGFSKGDDDIGGYHLVWPRDLVESSGGLLALGADLTASRVLKYLLITQEHDGHWSQNMWLEGIPYWKGIQLDQVALPILLIELCRCHKALPAQVAHHYWKMVRKAVAFLVQNGPDTQQDRWEEEAGWTPFTLATEVAALVAAAEFAEEYGEKAMAEYCRQTADAWNDRIEDWTYVTGTPLPNR, encoded by the coding sequence ATGTCAAGTTCTACAATTGCTTCCGGTGCACCGGGGATTCCGGCGCGATGGACATCCAGTGCCAAGTCGGGGGTAGGTACGTCGATCAACGCGGCTTCCGAAGTGAGCTTTACCCTAAGCCACGGCATTGTCAACGAGGTGTATTTTCCCCGCGAGGACTCGGCCTGTATCCGTGACATGGGACTGATTGTCACGGATGGAGAAAACTTTTTCTCCGAAGAAAAACGCCACGCTATCCACGATGTTGAAACCGTAGAAGACGGGGTGCCTGCTTATATTTTAACCAATACCTGCCGCGAAGGTAACTACCGCATTACCAAGGACATCGTAACCGACCCGCTGCGTGATACGCTGGTGCAGCGCGTCAGGTTTGAGGTGTTGAAGGGGAAAAAGGAAGCATACAGCCTGTATGTGCTGTTGGCTCCGCATTTGGGTAATCGGGGCGGCGACAACAATGCCTGGCTGGGCGACTACAAGGGGGTACCTATGCTCTACGCCCAGCGCGACAATCTTTGTGTAGCCCTGGCCTGCTCGGAACCGTGGAAAAAACGGTCGGTGGGTTATGTTGGCAAGTCGGACGGTTGGCGGGATTTGCACCGACATAAACAAATGACCTGGGAATACGAACGGGCTGATGAGGGCAATGTGGCGATGACAGCCGAAATCGACTTAACCCACGCCAACCCGGATTGTGTGCTGGCTCTGGGTTTCGGACGAAACGATACCGAGGCAGGTCACCGGGCCTGGGCGAGTATTACCGATGGTTTTGAGGAAATTCAAAAAAGGTACGTCAAAGAATGGCACGATTGGCAGGAATCACTGATTTCTTTGAATTCTCCCAAAGAACGGGTAGGGGAGTTGTACCGGATCAGCGCCGCTGTACTGCGGATGCACGAATCCAAACGATTCCCAGGCGCCATGATTGCGAGTTTGTCCATCCCCTGGGGTTTCTCCAAAGGTGACGATGACATCGGCGGCTATCACCTGGTGTGGCCGCGCGACTTGGTGGAGTCATCGGGCGGGTTGCTCGCCCTGGGTGCCGATTTAACGGCTTCCCGGGTGCTGAAATATCTGTTGATCACGCAAGAACACGACGGCCATTGGTCGCAGAATATGTGGCTGGAAGGCATCCCCTATTGGAAGGGTATTCAATTGGACCAGGTAGCCCTGCCCATTCTGCTGATCGAGCTGTGCCGTTGCCACAAGGCGCTCCCCGCCCAGGTAGCCCACCACTACTGGAAAATGGTGCGGAAAGCGGTGGCGTTTCTGGTACAGAACGGCCCCGACACCCAGCAGGACCGCTGGGAGGAGGAAGCCGGCTGGACTCCCTTTACGCTGGCCACGGAAGTAGCTGCCCTGGTGGCGGCCGCTGAGTTTGCAGAAGAATATGGAGAAAAAGCGATGGCAGAGTACTGCCGACAGACCGCCGATGCCTGGAACGACCGCATTGAGGATTGGACGTACGTGACAGGTACCCCCTTGCCGAACAGGTAG
- a CDS encoding glycoside hydrolase family 15 protein, with protein sequence MDVRDRYPLAEQVGVEGYYIRINPSGVPTCDLKGQFLKINNLPDDKAEVLVTELVSVDALALVRFGLRAADDPRILNTIKVIDAVLKVDTPTGPCWYRYNHDGYGEHEDGSPFDGTGIGRAWPLLTGERAHYEIAAGNLKGARKLLETMESFANHGLFPEQIWDADDLPERELFFGKFSGSAMPLVWAHAEYIKLCCSIKEKKVFDLPQPVYARYVENKQESAQVAWRFTQPITTLPVGRGLRIETRAAAMIHWTADNWETSKKISTRDTGLGIYFADLPVRKKKSGRIEFTFYWEEAECWEGKDFTVEIV encoded by the coding sequence TTGGACGTACGTGACAGGTACCCCCTTGCCGAACAGGTAGGGGTAGAGGGGTACTACATCCGGATCAATCCCAGTGGGGTACCTACCTGCGATTTGAAGGGTCAGTTTCTAAAAATCAATAATTTACCTGACGATAAAGCCGAGGTGTTAGTCACTGAGCTGGTGTCGGTGGATGCCCTGGCGTTGGTGCGCTTCGGTTTGCGCGCAGCCGATGATCCCCGTATTTTGAACACCATCAAGGTCATCGATGCCGTACTGAAGGTAGATACGCCCACGGGTCCCTGCTGGTACCGCTACAACCATGATGGCTACGGCGAGCATGAGGATGGCAGTCCGTTCGATGGGACAGGAATCGGGCGTGCCTGGCCTTTGCTGACTGGCGAACGGGCTCACTACGAAATTGCCGCCGGAAACCTGAAAGGAGCCCGAAAGCTGCTCGAAACCATGGAGTCGTTTGCCAACCACGGCCTGTTTCCCGAGCAGATCTGGGATGCCGACGACCTACCCGAGCGGGAGCTTTTCTTTGGAAAATTCTCCGGCTCGGCCATGCCGCTGGTGTGGGCCCATGCGGAGTATATCAAGCTTTGTTGCTCCATCAAGGAGAAGAAAGTATTTGATCTACCCCAACCGGTGTACGCCCGCTACGTCGAAAATAAACAGGAATCTGCTCAGGTGGCCTGGCGCTTCACTCAGCCAATTACAACGCTACCGGTGGGCAGGGGGCTGCGGATTGAAACCCGGGCCGCTGCGATGATCCATTGGACAGCGGACAACTGGGAAACCTCGAAAAAAATCAGCACGCGTGATACTGGTCTGGGGATATACTTTGCCGATCTGCCGGTTCGGAAAAAGAAATCAGGGCGGATTGAATTTACGTTCTACTGGGAAGAAGCCGAATGTTGGGAAGGAAAGGATTTTACGGTTGAAATCGTGTAA
- the coxB gene encoding cytochrome c oxidase subunit II, translated as MLFLVIGLVVFYSLRYRRKAGETDEPQQFHTHSGLEIGILAATTGVMGIFFFLTITTMLAVNDNPAPDRPPDLVIIGHQWWWEARYPNSGVVTANEIHIPSGKRLLVEVRSADVIHDWWVPELGRKMDMIPGTANHLWMEARHPGTFLGTCSEFCGTQHAWMRIQVIAQAPDAFAAWERAQLQKPTAVNGAVAAAGETLFQQKTCANCHAIAGTKANARIGPDLTHLGSRNTLLTGMLENTPENLTRWLDNPQQIKSGAHMPNFIFTKAEVEALVEYLEHLD; from the coding sequence GTGCTATTTCTGGTGATAGGTTTGGTGGTCTTTTACTCCTTACGCTACCGCCGAAAAGCAGGCGAAACGGATGAACCCCAGCAATTCCATACACACAGTGGATTGGAGATTGGCATATTGGCGGCCACAACGGGCGTAATGGGGATTTTCTTTTTCCTGACCATAACTACCATGCTGGCCGTCAACGATAACCCCGCGCCCGACCGGCCGCCCGACCTGGTCATCATCGGCCATCAGTGGTGGTGGGAGGCGCGCTATCCAAATTCGGGCGTGGTAACGGCCAACGAAATCCATATCCCCTCGGGAAAGCGGCTGCTGGTGGAAGTACGCTCGGCCGATGTGATTCACGACTGGTGGGTACCCGAACTGGGCCGCAAAATGGACATGATTCCCGGGACCGCCAACCATCTTTGGATGGAAGCCCGACATCCCGGTACCTTCCTGGGTACCTGCAGTGAATTTTGTGGTACCCAACACGCCTGGATGCGGATTCAGGTTATTGCGCAGGCGCCCGATGCTTTTGCCGCCTGGGAACGGGCCCAGTTGCAGAAGCCCACCGCTGTGAACGGAGCTGTGGCGGCGGCCGGAGAAACCCTCTTCCAGCAGAAAACCTGCGCCAACTGCCACGCAATTGCCGGAACAAAAGCGAACGCGCGCATCGGGCCCGATCTGACCCACCTGGGTAGCCGGAATACTTTGCTGACCGGAATGTTGGAAAATACCCCGGAAAACCTGACCCGCTGGCTCGATAATCCGCAACAGATAAAATCCGGCGCGCACATGCCGAATTTTATTTTTACCAAAGCGGAGGTAGAAGCTTTGGTTGAGTACCTGGAGCATTTGGATTGA
- the ctaD gene encoding cytochrome c oxidase subunit I — protein sequence MEKVIVPEPHVPLPSGKTDRSLLQWMASVDHKQLGIMYLLTALLFFIAGGIEILLIRIQLITPDNTFLGPDLYNQLFTMHGTTMIFLVLMPTLIGLGVYLVPLMIGANEMAFPRLNAFSLWMTLLGGLILYFSFLDGGGAPAAGWFSYAPLSSSHYSSTKGVDYYCIGLILTGIGSVTAALNLVVTILTLRIPGMDFRRLPVFVWMMFITAFLILAAFPVLNAGLVMLLIDRQLNAHFFSPASGGSAILWQHLFWAFGHPEVYILALPPFGIISEVIPVFSRQPIFGYRFLIGSGIAIALLAFGVWMHHMFAVGLGNPINGFFAAGSMLIGIPTGIKVFNWILTMRGGSIRFTTAMLFAASFIVEFTIGGLSGISFALVPLDWQLTDTYYVVAHIHYVFLGGTLYAVFAGLFYWFPKITGRKLSERLGRIFFWLFFLGFNLTFMLQHVLGILGMPRRVYTYPDLPYFGLLNLLSTVGAFLMAASIGLFFWNILTSLRKGERAGDDPWNAWTLEWASSSPPALKNFDKVPPVRSLRPLWDLKHPENPDWKNEKSKQTRNEK from the coding sequence ATGGAAAAAGTCATCGTCCCAGAACCCCATGTACCTTTGCCCTCCGGCAAAACCGACCGGTCGCTGTTGCAATGGATGGCCTCGGTTGATCATAAGCAGCTGGGTATCATGTACCTGCTCACGGCTTTGCTGTTTTTTATTGCCGGCGGAATCGAAATCCTGCTGATTCGGATTCAGTTGATTACGCCCGACAATACTTTTCTGGGACCGGATTTGTACAATCAGCTATTCACGATGCACGGTACCACGATGATTTTTCTGGTACTGATGCCAACGCTGATCGGATTGGGCGTATACCTGGTACCGCTGATGATTGGCGCCAACGAGATGGCATTTCCCCGTCTGAACGCATTCAGCCTGTGGATGACCCTGCTCGGGGGACTCATCCTCTATTTCAGTTTTCTGGATGGCGGCGGCGCGCCGGCGGCAGGCTGGTTTAGCTACGCGCCGCTGAGCAGCAGCCATTATTCGTCTACCAAGGGTGTGGATTACTACTGCATTGGCCTCATTCTGACGGGAATCGGCTCAGTAACCGCCGCGCTGAACTTGGTAGTTACGATCCTGACATTGCGTATTCCCGGTATGGATTTTCGCCGGTTGCCCGTTTTTGTATGGATGATGTTCATCACCGCGTTCCTGATTCTGGCCGCCTTCCCGGTCCTGAATGCCGGCCTGGTCATGCTCCTGATCGACCGTCAGCTCAACGCCCATTTTTTCTCACCGGCTTCGGGCGGATCGGCTATCTTGTGGCAGCATTTGTTCTGGGCGTTCGGCCATCCCGAAGTCTACATTTTGGCCCTGCCGCCGTTTGGTATCATCTCCGAGGTCATTCCGGTGTTTTCCCGACAGCCCATATTCGGTTACCGGTTTCTGATCGGCTCGGGAATCGCCATTGCTTTGCTAGCCTTTGGTGTTTGGATGCACCACATGTTCGCGGTGGGGTTGGGAAATCCGATCAACGGGTTTTTTGCCGCTGGAAGTATGCTCATCGGTATTCCCACGGGTATCAAAGTTTTCAACTGGATTCTGACCATGCGCGGCGGTTCCATCCGGTTCACGACTGCCATGTTGTTTGCGGCTTCGTTTATCGTGGAGTTCACCATTGGTGGACTGAGTGGCATTTCGTTTGCGCTGGTACCGCTCGATTGGCAACTGACCGATACTTACTATGTAGTGGCCCACATCCATTATGTATTTTTGGGAGGTACCTTGTACGCAGTGTTCGCCGGTTTGTTTTACTGGTTTCCCAAAATTACCGGCCGCAAACTTTCCGAACGATTGGGCCGGATTTTCTTCTGGCTGTTCTTTTTGGGTTTCAACCTCACGTTTATGCTCCAGCACGTGCTGGGGATTCTGGGTATGCCCCGGCGGGTGTACACCTACCCCGATTTGCCCTACTTCGGCCTGTTGAACCTGCTTTCGACGGTAGGTGCTTTCCTGATGGCGGCGTCCATTGGCCTGTTCTTTTGGAATATCCTAACCAGCCTCCGCAAGGGTGAACGTGCCGGTGACGACCCCTGGAACGCCTGGACGCTGGAATGGGCCAGTTCCTCGCCACCGGCGTTGAAAAATTTCGATAAGGTACCCCCGGTACGCAGCCTGCGCCCGTTGTGGGATTTGAAACATCCCGAAAATCCGGACTGGAAGAACGAAAAATCGAAACAAACCCGTAATGAAAAATAA
- a CDS encoding cytochrome c oxidase subunit 3 produces MKNKHPNPLGADRADRLAVASQQYVPIRRELPERARRQYELLIKFFVASESFFFMALIISYLYYRGVNQMIDMTDQVLNAQSTGMFTALLVLSSGTLWWGRHHLERQKPVRLAWGLAATIALGAVFLYGQGLEYAHLLRENVTVDRNIFGSAFFTLTGFHALHVFVGLILLSIVLILTLLGDFTGPRSAAVAATELYWHFVDVVWLIVFTVVYLI; encoded by the coding sequence ATGAAAAATAAGCACCCAAATCCGCTCGGGGCCGACCGTGCCGACCGATTGGCCGTCGCTTCGCAACAGTACGTACCCATCCGGCGCGAACTGCCCGAACGCGCGCGGCGGCAGTATGAGCTATTGATAAAATTTTTCGTGGCGTCGGAATCGTTTTTCTTTATGGCCCTCATCATCTCTTACCTATACTACCGAGGGGTGAACCAGATGATTGATATGACGGACCAGGTTCTCAACGCCCAATCTACCGGGATGTTCACCGCGTTGCTGGTTCTGAGCAGTGGTACCCTTTGGTGGGGCCGCCACCACCTAGAAAGGCAGAAGCCTGTACGGCTGGCCTGGGGACTGGCCGCGACCATCGCCCTCGGCGCGGTGTTCCTGTACGGACAGGGCCTTGAATACGCCCATTTGCTGCGGGAAAATGTCACGGTGGATCGTAATATTTTTGGCTCGGCTTTTTTTACCCTCACCGGATTCCATGCCCTGCACGTTTTCGTAGGATTGATTCTTTTATCGATCGTCTTGATTTTGACCCTATTGGGGGACTTTACGGGTCCGCGTTCGGCCGCCGTCGCCGCCACCGAATTGTACTGGCATTTTGTGGATGTGGTCTGGCTGATTGTTTTTACTGTGGTGTACCTTATTTAA
- a CDS encoding cytochrome c oxidase assembly protein, which produces MNTEQLLTETWDFSPGLLLSIVSMGALYGYRINFRFTRQSVWFLAGLALLLLTLASPLHFLGEGYLFSAHMAQHMLLLLVVPPLLLAGIPAEIFGKNFKAKFKIPPALCWVLGVAIMWFWHIPTIFNATMPTNSGIPICGIDAGPFAGLLHGAQTGTLLVAGLFFCWPILSPLPSHRLPDLKGIAYLFLACIGCSLLGLGITFSSHQLYSAYGSPIDPTGAMHLVRQTWGITPAADQQIGGLLMWVPGCFIYVSAALFLLGRWFGEENYKIGLSD; this is translated from the coding sequence ATGAATACTGAACAATTACTAACCGAAACCTGGGATTTCTCGCCCGGCCTGCTCCTGAGCATTGTGTCGATGGGGGCACTTTACGGGTATAGGATAAATTTCAGATTCACCCGCCAGAGCGTCTGGTTTTTGGCGGGACTGGCGCTGCTGCTGCTTACGCTGGCCTCGCCGCTGCATTTTTTGGGTGAAGGGTACCTGTTCAGTGCCCACATGGCGCAGCACATGCTGCTGTTGCTGGTCGTGCCGCCACTGTTGCTGGCCGGGATTCCAGCGGAGATTTTTGGAAAAAACTTTAAAGCAAAGTTTAAAATTCCTCCCGCCCTATGCTGGGTGTTGGGCGTGGCAATCATGTGGTTCTGGCATATTCCAACCATTTTCAATGCCACCATGCCGACCAATTCGGGAATTCCGATCTGTGGGATCGATGCCGGGCCGTTCGCGGGCTTGCTGCACGGAGCGCAAACCGGTACCCTGCTTGTGGCTGGTTTGTTTTTCTGTTGGCCGATCCTCTCGCCCCTCCCTTCGCACCGGCTACCCGATCTGAAGGGCATTGCCTACCTTTTCTTGGCTTGCATCGGCTGTTCGCTGTTGGGGCTGGGCATTACCTTTTCTTCTCATCAGCTATACAGTGCCTATGGTTCACCCATCGACCCGACAGGCGCGATGCATCTGGTACGCCAAACGTGGGGGATTACGCCCGCCGCCGACCAGCAAATCGGGGGCCTGCTGATGTGGGTTCCTGGCTGCTTTATCTACGTTTCGGCGGCCTTGTTTTTGCTGGGGCGGTGGTTTGGAGAGGAAAATTACAAAATCGGGCTGAGTGATTGA
- a CDS encoding QcrA and Rieske domain-containing protein, with protein MSELKSQVRPEKRRAFLTKLSLGLGGLAAAAASVPVIAALLNPWLREKKRVWRSVGRVDEFEREGGFKLVKYKDAAPDPWAGSTGNSAAWLRRDSDTEFTAFSINCTHLGCPVRWVPSSELFMCPCHGGVFYKDGSVATGPPPKSMVKYPVRVRNGQVEIETTAIPVTTSVRV; from the coding sequence ATGAGTGAACTGAAATCGCAAGTCCGACCCGAAAAGCGGCGTGCTTTCCTGACCAAACTGAGTCTCGGGCTAGGGGGCCTGGCCGCTGCGGCTGCCTCCGTTCCGGTCATTGCCGCACTGCTCAATCCCTGGCTTAGGGAAAAAAAACGCGTGTGGCGATCTGTGGGCAGGGTAGACGAATTCGAACGAGAGGGCGGTTTTAAGCTGGTAAAATACAAAGATGCCGCGCCTGATCCCTGGGCGGGATCGACCGGAAACTCCGCCGCCTGGCTCCGCCGCGATTCCGATACGGAATTCACCGCTTTTTCTATCAACTGCACCCACTTAGGCTGTCCCGTTCGCTGGGTACCTTCGTCTGAGCTGTTCATGTGCCCCTGTCACGGCGGGGTATTTTATAAAGACGGTTCAGTCGCCACCGGACCTCCGCCCAAAAGCATGGTAAAGTACCCCGTGCGGGTCAGGAATGGACAGGTGGAGATCGAAACCACCGCCATTCCGGTCACGACCAGCGTGCGGGTATAA